In Flavivirga abyssicola, the following are encoded in one genomic region:
- a CDS encoding YifB family Mg chelatase-like AAA ATPase, which translates to MLKKVFGSAVFGVEATTITVEVNVDSGIGYHLVGLPDNAIKESNYRIAAALQNNGYKIPGKKITINMAPADLRKEGSAYDLTLAIGILAASKQIQAEDLENYLIMGELSLDGSLQPIKGALPIAVKAREEGYKGFILPKQNSREAAIVDGLEVYGIDNIKQVINYFDKGDSLEQTIINTREEFYKSLEFPEFDFSDVKGQEGIKRCMEIAAAGGHNIILIGPPGAGKTMLAKRLPSILPPMTLYEALETTKIHSVVGRIKDSGLMAQRPFRSPHHTISDVALVGGGAFPQPGEISLSHNGVLFLDELPEFKRGVLEVLRQPLEDREVTISRAKFTVTYPSSFMLVASMNPSPGGYFNDPNAPVTSSPAEMQRYLSKISGPLLDRIDIHIEVTPVPFEKLSDDRKGETSIDIRKRVTKAREIQTIRFKESDVVHYNAQMNTKQIRKYCLLDEASKQLLKTAMERLNLSARAYDRILKVSRTIADLEGVEVVNGSHISEAIQYRSLDREGWLG; encoded by the coding sequence ATGCTAAAGAAAGTTTTTGGAAGCGCTGTTTTTGGAGTAGAAGCCACAACAATTACAGTTGAAGTTAATGTAGATTCTGGTATTGGATATCATTTAGTTGGATTGCCAGACAATGCTATTAAGGAAAGCAATTATCGAATTGCAGCAGCACTTCAAAATAATGGATATAAAATACCTGGAAAAAAGATAACCATTAATATGGCACCTGCCGATTTAAGAAAGGAGGGAAGTGCATACGATCTCACTTTAGCCATCGGTATTCTGGCAGCATCCAAGCAAATTCAAGCTGAAGATTTAGAAAATTATCTGATCATGGGGGAGCTTTCCCTTGATGGAAGTTTACAGCCTATAAAGGGAGCTTTACCTATTGCCGTAAAAGCAAGAGAAGAAGGTTACAAAGGGTTTATTCTACCAAAACAAAATTCCAGAGAAGCGGCTATAGTTGATGGACTAGAAGTTTATGGTATTGACAATATTAAACAAGTCATTAATTATTTTGATAAAGGCGATTCGCTTGAGCAAACCATTATCAATACCCGTGAAGAATTCTACAAAAGTTTAGAGTTTCCGGAATTCGATTTTTCCGATGTCAAAGGTCAAGAAGGTATTAAAAGGTGTATGGAAATTGCAGCAGCAGGAGGTCATAATATTATTTTAATTGGTCCGCCAGGAGCAGGGAAAACAATGTTAGCAAAGCGTTTGCCAAGTATTTTGCCACCTATGACTTTGTATGAAGCTTTAGAAACGACTAAAATTCACTCTGTTGTTGGTAGGATAAAAGATTCTGGATTGATGGCACAACGACCATTTAGGAGCCCACATCACACCATTAGCGATGTTGCTTTAGTCGGAGGTGGCGCATTTCCACAACCAGGAGAAATCTCATTGTCTCATAATGGGGTGTTGTTTTTAGACGAATTACCAGAATTTAAACGAGGCGTCTTAGAAGTGTTACGACAACCTTTGGAAGATAGGGAAGTAACTATTTCGCGCGCAAAATTTACCGTTACCTATCCAAGTAGTTTTATGTTGGTAGCGAGTATGAATCCAAGTCCGGGAGGCTATTTTAATGATCCCAATGCACCCGTAACGTCTAGTCCAGCAGAAATGCAACGGTATTTGAGCAAAATTTCTGGGCCGTTATTGGATAGAATCGATATTCATATAGAAGTGACTCCTGTACCTTTTGAAAAGCTGTCTGATGACAGGAAAGGAGAAACCTCAATAGACATTAGAAAACGCGTCACAAAAGCCAGAGAAATTCAAACGATTCGTTTTAAGGAATCTGATGTTGTACATTACAATGCACAAATGAATACGAAACAAATCAGGAAATATTGTTTGCTGGATGAAGCTTCCAAACAACTTTTGAAAACGGCCATGGAGCGTTTAAACCTCTCTGCTCGTGCCTATGATAGAATTTTAAAAGTAAGCAGGACTATTGCTGATTTGGAAGGTGTTGAGGTAGTAAATGGTTCACATATTAGTGAAGCCATTCAGTATAGAAGTTTGGATCGTGAGGGATGGTTGGGATAA
- a CDS encoding M48 family metallopeptidase, with amino-acid sequence MNSFYTRISAKVPSNYTNPTSSFKKHVWLSVFGLLFFIGLYLTLMIWFGKLSYDLFLDALNFDGHFLNYLLATGFGFLSFFMLKSLFFLNKREENPIHIYITEKEEPILFDYLYKLADEAGAPRPHKVFLTDRVNASVSYDISLINLLLPSKKNLEIGLGLVNVLSLGEFKAVLAHEFGHFAQRSMLLGRYVYIAQQIAARIIGKRDMFDSFLAGLSRSDLRIAWVGWILSILVWAIRALIDACFIIVVVAERALSREMEFQADLVAVSLTGSDALIHALYKLQIADEAYANTLDCLNEELADKRAIKDMYVLQNNYIQQMSKVLDDSNYGKSPILPEESRETHRIFTSKKYNPPKMWSTHPADIDRENNAKKVYIYEPIDAKSSWDLFSNPQTYKEEMTQRLIKTAKVETTLIDNDEALEAQNKAHFNWTFLDSKYHSTFFGRFAFLNFKSVEELFEATVDSNLIEKGLNQIYPKSINEEIKNLREVEEEIEALLISENESLTLEKRRVWHRGNQVKRKDIPEIVKSLEEEVRIIKSKLKEHDALCRTLHFKASEKIDKNQGAYLKSLTGLVHYSEHSISNINDVAKKFNNVLSIALADGKVSSSELVDILNVSNDYYKVLKSIYKDSETLILNSILLENMKVESYRSTFEEFKLPFPDKANINDWVNVVSGWASVALKALHKLRNESLELLLVTEEKIKDAYLSNKYFTDVPKRIDLPETYATLVPGSERKIQRKLEFWDRFITGDGLVASVAKFGIAGGILLAAMFFGSYSQKLPLYIYNGLQTDVTINVDNTNISLKPNTSEEIKLNYGVAYQINTTTYKGLPIEKVSFEFTEHSAFAYNIANAAVFIEYPIFYGYENRTPSGVNDRVILGGNKLFPVNADYILEEPPNEISLPSGSRGERKEAVMAYSSESPDDLVSIIESKDDLEKMVESHIKWDNSDSRHILSWMYYLHEINDGIKVIESRLDRNPNELLSLRGIQDFSDSLSRKSICEKHTNLLLESPDNADYYYLATRCIEQEALKDERFVLGHKKWKNHSWLAFAAGYVFMERNDFEKAYNAFETVTKNNLTLSEIIADDAERIRRIINLEEGKNYKTIVNNTDIAFYNSIENGDIEGEKMNPNYVYYLINEGQLEEAYELSQKFENIKNYVQYFIASSNGATKEMKEAINNNTEQIGLNLNSVWSALGLAVKEHKDYKKYMTTFTALNLKDGFVEKLINLIKTKNYNAVDKHIQSLGFKWKAQVYVMANIILDGNIPVKWKHISEAGLFANEKPFFK; translated from the coding sequence ATGAATAGCTTTTATACTCGAATTTCTGCAAAAGTACCATCAAACTATACAAACCCTACTTCATCATTTAAAAAACACGTTTGGCTATCCGTTTTTGGATTATTATTCTTTATAGGGTTGTATTTAACATTGATGATTTGGTTTGGCAAACTTTCATACGATTTGTTTCTAGATGCCCTTAATTTTGATGGTCATTTCTTGAATTATTTATTAGCTACAGGGTTTGGCTTTCTATCATTTTTTATGTTGAAATCACTTTTCTTTTTAAATAAAAGAGAAGAAAACCCTATACATATATATATCACAGAAAAAGAAGAGCCTATTTTATTCGATTATTTATATAAACTTGCGGATGAAGCTGGAGCACCAAGACCACATAAAGTATTTTTAACCGATAGGGTAAATGCAAGTGTTTCGTATGATATTTCACTAATAAACTTATTATTACCGTCTAAAAAAAATCTAGAGATAGGTTTAGGATTAGTAAATGTACTTAGTTTAGGAGAGTTTAAAGCGGTTTTGGCGCATGAGTTTGGGCATTTTGCACAACGGTCCATGTTATTAGGACGTTATGTTTATATCGCACAGCAAATAGCGGCTAGAATAATTGGTAAACGTGATATGTTTGATTCTTTTCTAGCTGGTTTATCTCGATCTGATTTAAGAATCGCCTGGGTAGGTTGGATACTCTCTATACTTGTGTGGGCTATTAGGGCATTAATTGACGCTTGTTTCATCATTGTTGTTGTTGCAGAACGAGCTTTGTCTCGTGAAATGGAGTTTCAAGCTGATTTAGTAGCCGTATCATTAACAGGAAGTGACGCACTAATTCATGCATTATATAAATTACAAATTGCTGATGAAGCTTATGCCAATACTTTGGATTGTTTAAATGAAGAATTAGCTGATAAACGGGCAATAAAAGATATGTATGTATTACAAAATAACTACATCCAGCAGATGTCTAAAGTTTTAGATGATTCTAATTATGGAAAATCTCCAATACTTCCTGAGGAATCTCGAGAAACGCATCGAATATTTACTTCAAAAAAGTACAACCCTCCAAAAATGTGGTCTACGCACCCAGCAGATATAGATCGTGAAAACAATGCAAAAAAGGTATATATATACGAACCAATAGATGCTAAATCATCTTGGGATCTATTTTCTAATCCACAAACATATAAGGAAGAAATGACCCAAAGGTTAATTAAAACAGCTAAAGTAGAAACAACTCTTATAGATAATGATGAAGCTTTAGAAGCGCAAAATAAAGCGCATTTTAATTGGACATTTTTAGATTCAAAATACCATTCTACATTTTTTGGAAGATTTGCATTTTTAAATTTTAAATCAGTAGAAGAATTATTTGAAGCAACTGTAGACAGTAATTTAATAGAGAAAGGATTAAACCAAATTTATCCAAAAAGTATAAATGAAGAAATTAAGAATTTACGGGAAGTTGAAGAAGAAATAGAAGCACTTTTGATAAGCGAAAATGAATCCTTGACTCTCGAAAAACGTCGCGTTTGGCATCGTGGAAACCAGGTTAAGCGTAAAGATATACCAGAAATAGTAAAATCTCTTGAGGAGGAAGTTAGAATCATAAAAAGCAAACTTAAAGAGCATGATGCATTGTGTAGAACACTTCACTTTAAAGCTTCTGAGAAAATAGATAAAAACCAAGGAGCCTATTTGAAAAGCCTCACTGGTTTGGTGCACTATAGCGAGCACAGTATCTCTAATATAAATGATGTGGCTAAAAAATTTAATAATGTGCTAAGTATTGCTTTGGCTGACGGTAAGGTGTCTTCATCTGAATTAGTAGATATTCTAAATGTTTCTAATGATTATTATAAAGTTTTAAAGAGCATTTATAAAGATTCTGAAACTTTGATTTTAAATTCCATACTACTTGAAAATATGAAAGTAGAAAGTTACCGTTCTACTTTTGAGGAATTTAAACTACCATTTCCTGACAAAGCAAATATAAACGATTGGGTAAATGTAGTGAGTGGTTGGGCATCTGTAGCATTAAAAGCTCTACATAAGTTACGGAATGAATCTTTGGAATTACTTTTAGTTACAGAAGAAAAAATTAAAGACGCTTATTTAAGTAATAAGTACTTTACAGATGTACCCAAAAGAATTGATTTGCCTGAGACTTACGCTACTTTGGTACCTGGTAGTGAGCGCAAAATTCAAAGAAAGCTTGAGTTTTGGGACCGTTTTATAACTGGAGATGGTTTAGTTGCTTCGGTAGCAAAATTTGGAATAGCTGGGGGTATTTTACTAGCGGCTATGTTTTTTGGTAGTTATTCTCAAAAATTACCTTTATACATCTATAATGGTTTACAAACAGATGTTACCATAAATGTAGATAATACCAATATTAGTTTGAAACCTAATACAAGCGAAGAAATTAAGTTGAATTATGGTGTGGCATACCAAATTAATACAACAACTTATAAGGGGCTACCAATAGAAAAAGTAAGTTTTGAGTTTACGGAACATTCTGCATTTGCGTATAATATTGCTAATGCAGCAGTCTTTATTGAATATCCTATTTTTTATGGTTATGAAAATAGAACTCCTAGTGGTGTTAATGATAGAGTGATTTTAGGAGGAAATAAATTATTTCCTGTAAATGCAGATTATATTCTGGAGGAACCACCTAACGAAATTTCATTACCATCTGGGAGTAGAGGAGAGCGTAAGGAGGCAGTTATGGCTTATAGTAGCGAATCTCCAGATGATTTAGTGTCTATTATTGAGAGTAAAGATGATTTAGAAAAAATGGTAGAGTCTCACATTAAATGGGATAATTCGGATAGTCGACATATTTTAAGTTGGATGTATTATTTACATGAAATCAATGATGGTATTAAAGTAATTGAATCTCGTTTAGATAGAAATCCAAACGAACTGTTAAGTTTAAGAGGTATTCAAGACTTTTCAGATTCTTTATCACGTAAAAGTATTTGTGAAAAACACACAAATTTATTGTTAGAAAGCCCTGATAATGCTGATTATTATTATTTAGCGACCAGATGTATCGAGCAAGAGGCACTTAAAGATGAAAGGTTTGTTTTAGGGCATAAAAAATGGAAAAACCATAGTTGGCTTGCTTTTGCTGCAGGATATGTTTTTATGGAGAGAAATGACTTTGAGAAGGCCTATAACGCTTTTGAAACTGTAACGAAAAATAATTTAACATTGTCGGAAATAATAGCTGATGATGCTGAACGGATTAGAAGAATAATCAATCTTGAAGAAGGTAAAAACTACAAAACTATTGTAAATAATACAGATATCGCTTTTTATAATAGTATTGAAAATGGGGATATAGAGGGTGAAAAAATGAATCCAAATTATGTGTATTATTTGATAAATGAAGGCCAGTTGGAAGAAGCCTATGAATTATCTCAGAAGTTTGAAAATATAAAAAATTATGTACAATACTTCATAGCTAGTTCAAATGGAGCAACCAAAGAAATGAAAGAGGCAATTAATAATAACACAGAGCAAATAGGGCTTAATTTAAACTCTGTATGGTCGGCTTTAGGGTTGGCTGTAAAAGAACATAAGGATTATAAAAAGTACATGACAACATTTACAGCCTTAAATCTAAAAGATGGTTTTGTAGAGAAGTTAATCAATCTTATAAAAACTAAAAATTATAATGCTGTAGATAAACACATTCAAAGTTTAGGTTTCAAGTGGAAAGCACAAGTATACGTTATGGCTAATATTATTTTAGACGGTAACATTCCCGTAAAGTGGAAACATATTAGTGAAGCAGGTTTATTTGCTAATGAGAAACCGTTTTTTAAATAA
- a CDS encoding response regulator transcription factor: MKTHTIVIVEDHILLSQAIASLVDSFKDFSVLYTCKNGKELLTKLKTPKNIPDIILMDVNMPILNGIETTEIIKNEYPEIKVIALSVEENDVTIIKMLKAGAKGYLLKDVEKDVLELALIETIKNGYYHTKDVSNILINSLNDDDSGKVQLKDREIEFIIHTCSEMTYKEIAEKMFLSPKTIDGYRDNLFQKLNVKNRIGLVLYAIKNGIYKL, encoded by the coding sequence ATGAAAACTCATACCATAGTAATAGTTGAAGATCATATTCTATTGTCTCAGGCCATAGCGAGTCTGGTAGATTCTTTTAAAGACTTTAGCGTGCTATACACCTGTAAAAATGGCAAAGAACTCCTTACAAAACTTAAAACACCTAAAAACATTCCAGATATTATACTTATGGATGTTAATATGCCCATATTAAATGGTATAGAGACTACAGAGATTATAAAAAATGAATATCCAGAAATTAAAGTTATAGCACTTTCTGTTGAAGAAAACGATGTCACTATAATAAAAATGTTAAAAGCTGGTGCAAAGGGGTATTTATTAAAAGATGTTGAAAAAGATGTTTTAGAATTAGCTCTAATAGAAACCATAAAAAATGGGTATTACCATACAAAAGATGTATCTAACATTTTAATAAACTCTTTAAATGATGACGATTCGGGTAAAGTTCAATTAAAAGATAGAGAAATAGAATTTATAATACACACCTGCTCTGAAATGACTTATAAAGAAATAGCCGAAAAAATGTTTTTAAGCCCAAAGACAATAGATGGTTATAGAGATAATCTGTTTCAAAAATTGAATGTTAAAAATAGAATAGGTCTAGTTTTATATGCTATTAAAAATGGGATTTATAAATTGTAA
- a CDS encoding sensor histidine kinase: protein MISLFVLFQKRKNALLLKNEFAKKHFEQEISKAQIEIREETFRNISWELHDNIGQLLTLAKIQLQNDSSINEVKGTLDKCIKELRVLSKIINPEALKNMSLEQAISDEIDRFNRLNFIKSQLTIKGEQIKIDSKIEIVFFRILQEFFSNTIKHAKATHLDILLDYQTDMLTITAKDNGLGFDLNKQKHSGIGLTNIKNRAKLVNANATFISEPNKGTELTITYHLNNENSYHSNS from the coding sequence ATGATTTCCCTCTTTGTTCTTTTTCAAAAAAGAAAAAATGCATTACTCTTAAAAAATGAGTTTGCCAAAAAACATTTTGAACAGGAAATATCTAAGGCTCAAATTGAAATTAGGGAAGAAACATTTAGAAATATTAGTTGGGAATTACATGACAACATTGGTCAGTTATTAACTTTAGCTAAAATACAGTTGCAAAACGATTCCTCTATTAATGAGGTAAAAGGGACGCTAGATAAATGTATTAAAGAGTTAAGAGTTTTATCCAAAATAATTAACCCAGAAGCTCTAAAAAACATGTCTTTAGAACAAGCGATATCTGATGAAATTGACAGGTTTAATAGACTTAATTTTATAAAATCTCAACTCACTATAAAAGGAGAACAAATAAAAATAGATAGTAAAATTGAAATTGTATTCTTTAGAATTTTACAAGAATTTTTTTCAAATACTATAAAGCACGCCAAAGCTACTCATTTAGATATTTTATTAGACTATCAAACAGACATGCTAACTATTACGGCAAAAGATAATGGTTTAGGGTTTGATTTAAACAAACAAAAACATTCTGGAATAGGACTAACTAACATAAAAAATAGAGCTAAATTAGTAAATGCAAATGCCACATTTATATCGGAACCCAATAAAGGAACAGAATTAACGATTACATACCACCTTAATAATGAAAACTCATACCATAGTAATAGTTGA
- a CDS encoding DUF2891 domain-containing protein, with protein MKKYTYLLFIILIFNCNTSKEEREKEKDHLILALNSTPNNAAINGIPKLNLKAAKTLAELPLHCMNTEYPNKLSQTLGGDEDLKTPSVLHPAFYGCFDWHSAVHGHWSLVSLLKSFPEIDTTGAIKQKLLKNISKENIVMEVAYFLGKHNKSYERTYGWAWLLKLAEELHTWKEPEARELENNLRPLTDLIVGKYIEFLPKLNYPIRVGEHPNTAFGLSFAWDYANTVNNNELKEVIEQRAKDFYLKDAGCPITWEPGGYDFLSPCLEEAALMKRVLTTAEFKVWLNLFLPQLRDKYFDLEIGEVSDRKDGKLVHLDGVNFSRAWNLNKIAEGLPEYAHLKTIANNHINHSLPNIVGDSYEGGHWLGSFAIYALTSVQN; from the coding sequence ATGAAAAAATATACTTACCTGCTTTTTATAATTCTAATATTTAATTGTAATACTTCAAAAGAAGAAAGAGAAAAGGAAAAAGATCATCTTATTTTAGCACTTAATTCAACACCGAATAATGCAGCAATAAATGGTATTCCCAAGCTTAATTTAAAAGCTGCTAAAACCTTAGCAGAATTACCTTTGCATTGCATGAATACAGAATATCCTAATAAGTTATCACAAACTTTAGGAGGGGATGAAGATTTAAAAACGCCAAGTGTATTGCATCCTGCTTTTTATGGCTGTTTTGATTGGCATTCAGCAGTTCATGGACATTGGAGCTTAGTAAGTTTACTGAAATCTTTTCCAGAAATAGATACAACGGGAGCTATCAAGCAGAAATTACTAAAAAATATATCCAAAGAGAATATAGTAATGGAGGTCGCTTATTTTTTAGGCAAGCATAATAAATCTTATGAACGTACTTATGGTTGGGCTTGGTTGCTAAAACTAGCAGAAGAGTTACACACATGGAAGGAGCCTGAAGCAAGAGAATTAGAAAATAATTTACGCCCGTTAACTGATTTAATAGTTGGAAAATATATAGAGTTTCTCCCTAAACTAAATTATCCAATCCGGGTTGGAGAACATCCAAACACGGCTTTCGGACTTAGTTTTGCATGGGACTATGCAAATACCGTTAATAATAATGAATTAAAAGAGGTCATAGAACAACGTGCTAAAGATTTTTATTTAAAAGATGCAGGTTGTCCGATAACATGGGAACCTGGTGGTTATGACTTTTTATCTCCCTGTTTAGAAGAAGCTGCTTTGATGAAACGGGTATTAACTACGGCTGAATTTAAAGTATGGCTTAATCTGTTTTTACCTCAATTAAGAGATAAGTATTTTGATTTAGAAATAGGAGAAGTGTCCGATAGAAAAGATGGTAAACTGGTACATTTAGATGGAGTTAATTTTTCGCGGGCATGGAACTTAAATAAAATCGCTGAGGGTTTACCAGAATATGCGCATCTTAAGACAATTGCAAATAACCATATAAATCATTCCTTGCCTAACATAGTAGGAGATAGTTATGAAGGTGGTCATTGGTTAGGTAGTTTTGCTATATATGCGCTGACTTCAGTTCAGAACTAA
- a CDS encoding alginate export family protein: MKKQYVILGLLLAGCLNFVQAQFTLDGEFRPRTEYRNGFGSLIADDADAGYGISTRIRLNAGYAVDAYKFYVSFQDILVWGENRQILPYDQNNSFAVFQAWAEINFGSGWSTKLGRQVLSYDDQRILGGLDWAQQGRNHDAALIKYKKDKFLIDVAFAFNQDYSNPTGFQSVGTAYNTTGFFSYKTMQYAYLKQAWENFSGSLLLMNNGFQEFDTNDNPDGVSNLQTLGTHLNYNVGSFGLAANAFLQTGKRQNEIDVKGAYLLGLDLTYKASDKVKLGAGLEIISGNDADPGETGAFFPLYGTNHKFNGFMDYFYVGNHGNSVGLFDIHASANFTLSDTSSLMVKALNFSGEQELPSGEKSLGTEIDLVFKKKFKGYALVAGYSHMFPSDGMYELKGITEDAASDTQNWAWAMLVLKPKFLNGTK, encoded by the coding sequence ATGAAAAAACAATATGTAATATTGGGGCTATTACTAGCAGGGTGCTTAAATTTTGTACAAGCACAATTTACTTTAGATGGCGAATTTCGTCCACGTACAGAATATCGTAACGGCTTTGGAAGCCTTATAGCCGACGATGCCGATGCTGGTTATGGTATTTCAACCCGTATACGTTTAAATGCAGGATATGCTGTAGATGCTTATAAGTTTTATGTGAGCTTTCAAGATATTTTGGTTTGGGGAGAAAACAGACAGATTTTACCTTACGACCAGAATAATTCATTTGCTGTTTTTCAAGCTTGGGCAGAAATTAATTTTGGATCTGGATGGTCAACTAAATTAGGACGTCAAGTATTGTCTTATGATGATCAGAGAATTCTTGGGGGATTAGACTGGGCACAACAAGGGCGTAACCATGATGCGGCGTTGATAAAATATAAAAAGGACAAATTCTTAATAGATGTTGCATTTGCGTTTAACCAGGATTACTCTAACCCAACAGGTTTTCAGTCTGTTGGAACCGCATATAATACTACAGGTTTCTTTTCATACAAAACCATGCAGTATGCTTATTTAAAGCAAGCTTGGGAAAACTTTTCAGGGAGCTTGTTATTAATGAATAATGGTTTCCAGGAATTTGATACGAATGATAATCCAGATGGTGTGAGTAACTTACAAACGTTAGGTACTCATTTAAACTATAATGTGGGTAGCTTTGGTTTAGCAGCTAATGCATTTTTACAAACCGGTAAAAGACAAAATGAAATAGACGTAAAAGGCGCGTATCTTTTAGGCTTAGATTTAACATACAAAGCGTCTGATAAAGTTAAATTAGGAGCAGGTTTAGAAATTATTAGCGGAAATGATGCAGATCCAGGAGAGACAGGTGCATTTTTCCCATTATATGGAACCAATCATAAATTTAATGGGTTCATGGATTATTTCTACGTAGGGAATCATGGAAATTCAGTTGGTTTATTCGATATTCACGCAAGTGCAAACTTTACATTAAGTGACACATCAAGCCTTATGGTTAAAGCTTTAAACTTTAGTGGAGAGCAAGAATTACCTAGCGGAGAGAAATCATTAGGAACAGAAATTGATTTGGTTTTCAAAAAGAAATTTAAAGGTTATGCGCTAGTGGCTGGATATTCACATATGTTTCCTTCAGATGGAATGTATGAACTAAAAGGAATTACAGAAGATGCTGCATCCGATACCCAAAATTGGGCTTGGGCTATGTTGGTATTAAAGCCTAAATTTTTAAATGGTACAAAATAA
- a CDS encoding ABC transporter ATP-binding protein, with the protein MAYLELNNVYKTYGQADDATEVLSNINLSIEEGEFVAIVGFTGSGKTTLVNLINGLLEPTKGEVLFKGEPVSGTSHERGVIFQNYSLLPWLTVGQNIYMAVKEAFPKTSKLELNKLVAEYVEMVSLTPAINKRPKELSGGMRQRVAVARALAMKPEMIIMDEPLGALDALTRGNLQDEILHIWGKDKRTALLITNDVDEGIYMADRIIPLKPGPNATLGPEFKIDIERPRDKTEMNDNANFKETRNAIIEYLMDIGDERKSQAKEEFVLPDLVPKDFVNQFK; encoded by the coding sequence ATGGCATATTTAGAATTAAACAATGTATATAAGACTTACGGGCAAGCAGACGATGCTACCGAGGTGCTTTCAAATATTAATTTATCGATTGAAGAAGGGGAATTTGTAGCCATAGTTGGTTTTACTGGAAGCGGTAAAACCACTTTGGTAAACCTTATAAACGGGTTGCTGGAACCAACAAAAGGCGAGGTGTTGTTTAAAGGAGAACCCGTTTCTGGCACTAGCCATGAGCGCGGGGTTATTTTTCAAAACTACTCATTATTACCGTGGTTAACAGTAGGTCAGAATATTTATATGGCGGTTAAAGAGGCATTTCCAAAAACAAGCAAACTAGAGTTAAACAAACTGGTTGCAGAATATGTTGAAATGGTGAGTTTAACACCTGCAATTAACAAACGTCCGAAAGAGTTATCTGGAGGAATGCGCCAGCGTGTTGCCGTTGCTAGAGCTTTAGCAATGAAACCGGAAATGATCATTATGGATGAGCCTCTTGGGGCGTTAGATGCTTTAACCAGAGGTAACCTTCAGGATGAGATATTACATATTTGGGGAAAAGATAAACGTACCGCTTTATTGATTACTAATGATGTAGATGAAGGTATCTATATGGCAGATCGTATTATTCCTTTAAAACCAGGGCCTAATGCCACTTTGGGACCTGAATTTAAAATCGATATTGAGCGTCCTCGTGATAAAACGGAGATGAACGATAATGCCAATTTTAAGGAAACCAGAAATGCTATTATAGAATACTTAATGGATATTGGAGACGAAAGAAAATCGCAGGCTAAAGAAGAATTTGTACTTCCGGATTTAGTCCCGAAAGATTTTGTTAATCAATTTAAATAA
- a CDS encoding ABC transporter ATP-binding protein, producing MNATIENKKTGDITDNGLFPSSQVMLDLQKLKKVYPTPKGDYVVLENLNLQIKKEEFVTIIGHSGCGKTTMLSMIAGLNEISGGHISVLGKHIKGPGPDRGVIFQSPSLMPWMTSLQNVLLGVNQVFPHATKSQRNDIAKYYLQKVGLEDAFNKKASELSQGMQQRVGIARAFAIKPKVLLLDEPFGMLDSLTRGELQDILIEIWNKEKITAVMITHDVDEAIFLADRVVMMTSGPKAKIGDILNIDFERPRTRKAVLEHDDYYKYRKHLIDFLEH from the coding sequence ATGAACGCTACAATAGAAAATAAAAAGACAGGGGATATTACTGATAATGGACTTTTTCCTTCATCTCAAGTTATGTTGGATTTACAAAAACTAAAAAAGGTATATCCAACCCCTAAAGGTGATTATGTGGTTCTTGAAAACTTGAATCTTCAAATAAAAAAAGAGGAATTTGTTACTATTATAGGGCATTCGGGTTGTGGAAAAACGACTATGCTTTCTATGATTGCCGGACTTAATGAGATTTCCGGAGGTCATATTTCGGTATTGGGAAAACATATAAAAGGACCAGGGCCAGATAGAGGTGTGATTTTTCAATCGCCTAGTCTAATGCCTTGGATGACTTCACTTCAAAATGTATTATTGGGAGTAAATCAAGTTTTTCCGCATGCTACTAAATCCCAGCGAAATGATATTGCTAAATACTATCTGCAAAAAGTAGGATTGGAGGATGCTTTTAATAAAAAGGCTTCAGAACTATCCCAAGGGATGCAACAGCGTGTGGGGATTGCCAGAGCTTTTGCCATAAAACCTAAAGTGTTATTGCTAGATGAACCTTTTGGAATGTTGGATTCTTTAACGAGAGGGGAACTTCAGGATATTCTAATTGAAATCTGGAATAAAGAAAAGATTACGGCGGTTATGATTACCCATGATGTTGATGAAGCTATTTTTTTAGCAGATCGCGTTGTGATGATGACGAGCGGACCTAAAGCCAAAATAGGTGATATTTTAAATATTGATTTTGAAAGACCAAGAACCCGTAAAGCCGTTTTAGAACACGATGATTATTATAAATATAGAAAACACTTAATAGATTTTTTAGAGCATTAA